The Ruminococcaceae bacterium BL-4 region CTCGTTTGGATGTGCAAATTGAAAAGCAGTTTACCGATTTACAGCAGTTGGATACCAAACAGAAAAGCCTGCAAGCCGGTATTGGACAGACGGAAAAATCGCTGGAAGTTGCACAGAAAAAACTGAGCCGCCTTCAAAAGCAGGAATCGCTGGTGCATCTCAATGTAGACCGATATGATACAGAAGCAAAATGGCAGCTTCCCGAGCCGGGAGCGTTGATGTCGGCCAGAAGCTACAAGAACAAAATTGTTGAGCCGTTTATTGCCAAACTGAAAGACGTAATTCGGAGTATCGTGGCGCAATATCTGCGGCTGAAAGGAAAGACGGACGATCTGGAAAATCAGCTTTCCAGCGCATATGACCGCCTTAGTACCTTGAATTCCTCGTTTGATCGCATGGCAGAGGAAACACTGACTCTCCGTCGGACTCTTGTGGATTACAAACGGATTCGGCAGGCATTGGGGGAGCAGCAGGCAGATCGGCTGTTGGAACAGGCAAAAACGGAAGAACGGAGCAGAAAGTGTAACTTGAAATCTAGAAATGGGGTTGAGAGGTAACAAGAAAAAATGCCGTATTTCATCTAAAAACGCAGATATAAGAAAGCCGCCAGTTACTTGGCAGCTTTTGGCGTATCTGACGGAGTTTTAATCAAGTGAATTGGCTCTTCATTGTTGTTTATGTACGTATCTTCTCCTTTTTGCTGAGCTGCCTTCAATATTTCAATAGCATCAGTCACAGAATTAAAGAGTGAAAAATACATAGATTTGTAGTCGGGCATTATATCACCTTGCTGCTCTAATATTAGAGCAATTATAGCATATAATTTTTCTATAATCAATATGTAAATGCTCCAAATTTGGAACACAGCGGTGATATGATGAGTCAAAATATTAAAGCAGACAAAACCATCGGCGAAAATATTCGCAAATGGAGAAGTGCCAAGGGTATGACGCAAGAGCAGCTTTCTGCTCAATTACAGGTACGCGGTTGCGATATATCGAGGGGGACTTTGGCGAAAATTGAGGCCGGTATAAGACATATTTCTGTAGAAGAGCTGAATGCAATCAAAGCTGTACTTGATATTGCATACGACGATTTTTTTTCACAAGGATAATGATGCTTTATTGAAGAATTGTCGCAACTGGAATATAATTGTATTCGGATTTCCATTTTTCGACAAGCTATTACTGCGATATTGCTTTCATGAAAACTGGGTTTATGATTAAAAGAACAGGAGATTTCTATACATGATCACAGGCGAAGTAAAAAATAAAGTCGACAAACTCTGGGAGATGTTCTGGACCGGAGGCCTTACCAATCCTCTGGACGTTATTGAACAGATTACATACCTTATGTTTATCCGTGACCTTGACCAAACCGATAATTCCCGGCAGAAGGAAAGCGTCATGCTGGGGCTTCCCTATACAAGCATATTCAAGGGGAAAGAGCATTTGAAATGGTCCTCCCTGCGGGACAAGCCTGCTGAAACCATGTACCAAACCATGCAGGGTGAAGTGTTCCCGTTTATCAAAAATCTGCATGAGGATCAGAACAGCACCTATGCAAAATATATGGACGACGCCATTTTCAAGGTGCCCACCCCTCAGCTTTTGGAGAAAATCGTTACCTCGCTGGATGAACTGTATGACCTTATTGATAAACTGCCCGACAAACGTGATGCACGGGGAGACCTGTACGAATATATGCTCTCCAAGTTGTCAACTGCCGGCACAAACGGCCAGTTCCGCACGCCCCGGCACATTATCCGCATGATGGTGGAACTTCTGGATCTGAAACCGGACGATTTTATTTGCGACCCGGCCTGCGGTACCAGCGGTTTTTTGGTGGCGGCGGGAGAATATTTGAAGGAACACTATCTCAACGAAATTTTCTACAACAAGGATGTCAAGGCTCATTACGATAACGAGATGTTTACCGGTTATGACATGGATCGGACCATGTTGCGCATCGGTGCCATGAACATGATGACCCATGGCGTACAGAACCCCAGCATCGTTTATAAGGACAGTCTTTCCGACCAGAACACCGATGCGGGCAAATACACCAAAATTTTGACCAACCCACCCTTTAAGGGCAGTTTGGATTATGATATTGTGGCCACCGATCTCACCAAGGTGGTAAAGACCAAAAAGACGGAACTGCTGTTTCTGGCCCTGATTCTGCGGATGCTGAAAAACGGTGGTCGCTGCGCTTCTATTGTGCCGGACGGTGTGCTGTTCGGCTCTTCTACGGCGCACAAGGCCATTCGCCGTGAGATTGTGGAAAGCAATCGACTGGAGGCGGTGATCTCCATGCCCTCCGGCGTGTTCAAGCCCTATGCAGGTGTGAGCACCGCCGTATTGGTGTTCACCAAGACCGGCGCGGGCGGCACTGACAAGGTGTGGTTTTACGACATGCAGTCCGACGGCTACAGCCTGGACGACAAGCGTACCCCATTGGAGCAGAGCGATATTCCTGATATTGTGGCACGTTTTCATAAGCTTTCGGGGGAAGAAGGCCGGGCGCGTACCGATCAGAGCTTTCTGGTACCCAAGGATGAGATTGTGGGCAACGATTACGATCTTTCCATCAACAAATATAAACAGAGCGCCTACAAGGAAGAAGAATACCCTCACCCGCTGGAGATTTTGACGGAGATCAATGAGCTGGAAATGGACATTACCGCCGGGTTGGCAGAGCTGGGGGAAATACTCCATGGGTAAATGGGAAAAGGTGCGCTTAGGGGATGTATGCATAATAGAAAGAGGTGGCTCGCCTAGACCAATTGATAACTATCTAACCGACAATGAAGATGGAGTCAACTGGATTAAAATAGGAGATACAGAGCCGAATAGCATGTATATCACCAAAACAAAAGAAAAAATAATAGCCGAGGGAGTTAAAAAGTCAAGGCGAGTATATAGTGGGGATTTTCTTCTTTCTAATTCAATGAGTTTTGGAAGACCATATATACTTAAAATTGATGGATGCATACATGATGGATGGCTTTTAATAAGAGACGAGAAAAATATTTTTGATAAAAGATTTTTATATTACTATCTTAGTTCAGATGCAATATATTTTAAATTTAAGGGACTAGCTGTTGGTGGTGTTGTAAACAACCTGAATAGCTCGATGGTAAGGAATGTAAAAGTTCCCCTGCCGCCGCTAGATGTCCAGCAAAATATTGCCGATGTACTAGACAAAGCGTCCGCACTTATCGAGCTGCGCAAGACCCAAAAGGATAAGCTGGATTTGATCATTAAATCACAATTTATTGAGATGTTTGGCGATCCGGTAACAAATGCAAAGGGATGGGAAACGGTATCGCTAAACAGTATTTGTGATGGCATTGGCGATGGTTTACATGGCACACCAAATTATCAAGTGGATGGAGAGTTTCCTTTCATTAATGGCAATAACTTAATTGATGGCAAGATTGTAATCACGCCAGCCACTAAGAGTATTAATATATCCGAATATGAAAAGTATTATATTGAGATAAGCAATAATGCAATTCTTGTTTCAATTAATGGTACTTTGGGCAAATTGGCTTTTTATCACGGCGAAAAGATTGTTTTAGGGAAAAGCGCCTGCTATTGTAATTTGAAACCAAATATGAATAAATGTTTCATATACGGGCTTATGAAAAGTAATGGCTTTCAAAGGTTCCTCGAAAGTAGTTCAACTAAAAGTACAATTAAAAATGTTGGACTGAAAGCAATGAGAGAGTTTCAAGTAATTAAACCACCTATCTTTCTTCAGAATGAATTCGCCGCTTTTGTTGGGCAGGTGGATAAAAACAAAAAACTTCTTCAGCAATCCCTTTCTAAGCTCGAGCTCAATTATAAATCCCTGATGCAAAAATGCTTCCGGGGAGAGATATTCTGACATCAAACGGTGAGGTGACATTTCATGCATACCAACTTTGACTTCCTGCTGAACGATCCGCAGTTTGAGCCTTTTGCCGAGGCCGCAGTCTCGGCGGAAAAGGTGCTGCCCATTTCGCCTGCCCTGTGTGCCACCGCGTGCCGCACAGCGTTGGAGTTTGCGGTCAAGTGGGTCTACAGCGTGGATAAATCCCTCACCAAGCCCTACGAAGACAAACTGGTCACCCTTATGAGCACCGAGGATTTCAAAGATCTGCTGCCCGTGGGTATGATACCGAAGCTGAATTACCTGCGCAAGGTGGGCAATAATGCTACGCACAACGCCAAAGGCGTCAGCCGCGATCAGGCGGTGCTGGCGCTGCAGAATCTGCACAGCTTCATGGATTTCGTCGCCTATTGCTATGGTGCAAACTACACCGAGGTCGCTTTTGACAAGACGCTGCTGGAAGCCAAACCGCAGCCGGTCCCCGTGCCCGTAACGCCACCGGCTGCCGAAGAAGTGGATTTCCAGACCCTGCTGGACGAAAACTTCCCCAAGCGGGAGAAGCTTACCGCCAAGCGCGTGAATCAACTCAAACAAGGCTATACCGTCAAGCCTATGGATATGACGGAAGCGGATACCCGCAAGGCCTATATCGATGTGATGCTGCAGGACGCCGGTTGGCAGCGTGGAGCCCATTGGATTGACGAATATCCCATCGAGGAGATGCCCAACAAATCCGGGAAGGGCGCGGCTGATTATGTCCTTTTCGGCGACAACGGTCTGCCGCTCGCCGTCATTGAGGCCAAACGCACCAGCGTCAATGTGGAAAAGGGCCGTCAACAGGCAGTGCTTTACGCCGATTATCTCGAAAAGAAATATAGGCAGCGGCCTGTCATCTTTATGACCAACGGTTACGATACGCGTATATGGAACGATAAATACTATCCTGAGCGGCCGATATCCGGCATTTACTCCAAGCGCGATCTTGAAAAAGAGTTCAACAAAATTCAAAGCCGCACCGCACTCAAGGCCGTGCGGGTCAATGACGAGATTGCCAACCGCTATTATCAGAAGGAAGCCATTCAGGCGGTGTGCGATGCATTTGATGCGCGTAACCGTCGTAAAGCACTTCTGGTAATGGCCACCGGCAGCGGCAAAACGAGAACAGTTATTGCGCTTGCGGATGTGCTGATTCGCCATGGCTGGGTTAAGAATCTGTTGTTCCTGGCCGATCGCAGCGCTCTTGTTACTCAGGCGAAGCGGGCTTTTCACAACCTGATGCCCAATCTTTCTCTTTGCAACCTTACCGAAGGCAAGGAGGAGGCCAGCGCCCGCGCGGTGTTTTCCACTTATCAGACCATGATGAACTGCATTGACGCCACCCGTGACGAGCAGGGCGACAGGCTCTTTACGCCGGGCCATTTTGATCTGATTGTTGTCGATGAGGCCCATCGCAGTATCTATAATAAATACAAAGATATCTTTACATATTTTGATGCCCTGCTGGTGGGGCTGACGGCAACGCCCAAGGATGAAATTGATAAAAACACCTATGGAATTTTTGACTTGGAATCAGGTGTGCCTACCTACGGGTACGAACTTTCGCATGCGGTGCAGGACGGTTATCTGGTGAACTTTGTATCCATCGAAACAGAGCTTAAATTCATGACTAAGGGTATTACCTTTGAGGAGCTTTCGCCGGAAGAGCAGGAGGAGTATGAAAACACGTTTGCCGATGAGGACGGAAATCTGCCTGCTTCTATCGATTCCAGCGCCCTGAACGAATGGATTTTCAACAGCGATACCATTAAAAAAGCCCTGCACGTCCTGATGCAAAACGGCCAACGAGTGGAGTTCGGTGAAAAAATCGGCAAGACCATCATCTTCGCCAAAAACCACAATCATGCCGAGAAAATTCTCGAAGTCTGGAATCAGGAATTTCCCGATTACCCCAGCCACTACGCGCGGGTGATCGACAACTATACAAATTATGCTCAGAGCATCATCGACGACTTTTCGGATAAGACTAAGTTGCCGCAGATTGCGATCTCTGTTGATATGCTGGACACCGGCATCGACGTTCCAGAAATCCTCAACCTGGTATTTTTCAAAAAAGTAATGAGCCGGGCAAAATTCTGGCAGATGATAGGCCGCGGCACCCGTACCTGCACGGAGCTGATCGACGGCACAGATAAACAGCAGTTTTATATTTTCGACCTGTGCCGGAATTTTGAATTCTTTCGCATGCACGCCAAAGGTCGCGAGGCTGGAACTGTCAGTACGCTTCAGGAACGGACCTTCAACACGAAGACTGAAATGGCGTACAAAATGCAGGAGCTTGCGTTCCAGACGGATATGCTCAAAACATACCGTAAAGAGCTTGTACAAGATTTGGTTGCGCAGGTCAAAGCATTGCCGAGAGAAAGTTTTGCGGTGAAGCAGCATCTGCGCATCATTGATAAATACCAGACAGAAAATGATTTTGACACACTGACCTATGAAAACACTTTACAGATAGCAGAACATATTGCGCCGCTTGTCCTGCCCACCGGTGATGACATTTCAGCGGCACGGTTTGACATGTTGATTTATCAGATTGAGCTTGCAATGATGACTGAAAAGACTTGCACACGGGCGAAAAACGATGTGGTCCGTAAAGCGTCCGCGCTAGCAAAATACGGGACGATTCCGGCTGTCGCAAAGCAGCAGGAGTTAATCGGGCAGATTATCCATAACGATTTTCTGGAACGTGCAGGCATTTCGGATTATGAGGAGATCCGCAAAAATCTGCGGGATCTGATCAAATTTATCCCAGATGATGAGCGCGTTCGCTACGACACCAACTTTACCGACGATATCCTGTCTATGGAATGGAACAAGTCGCAACTGGATAATGACGATCTGGCTAACTACAAGAAAAAGGTCAATTATTATATCCTTCAGCATCAGAATGTCCCGGCTATTGCAAAACTCAAGGGAAATCAGCCTTTAACTTCGGAGGATGTGCAGTCGCTGGAAAGCATCCTGTGGGAAGAATTGGGCACGAAGGAACAATATGATGCTCAGTATGGCAAAACTCCGCTAGGCGAGCTGGTACGCTCCATTGTGGGACTTAGCCAGCAGGCAGCCAACGAAGCTTTTTCCCGCTTCCTGAATAATGCCGGACTTGACAGCCAGCAGATGTACTTTGTTCGGAAGGTCGTCAATTATATCGTTAAAAACGGCATGATGAAAGACCTATCGGTGTTGCAGGAAAGCCCCTTCACCGATATGGGCAGTGTCAGCGAATTGTTTGACGACGTAACGGTATTTATGGACTTGCGATCGGTGATCGAAAATATAAACCATAATGCAATGGTGGCATAGTTAAACAATGCAAACATTGATGCAGTAGTGGATGTGAGGAATAAACATGAATGAATCTAAAGAATTTGAATCTGCTGATGAGACCCTTCCTGTAAATTTGCGTCCTCATCAGGAACAAGCCATAAATACTGCGTATAGACTTTTAGTCGATGGCCAGACAAAAGTTCTTTTACAATTAGCCACTGGTTCAGGGAAAACCGCGGTTTTAGTAGAGTTAGCAAATCGCCTTTTGAAAAGTAATATTATTCATAGTGCATTAATTCTGACAAGTACACGTATGATGGCAGAACAAATTGCATCTGATTTTTTTAAATCAACAACACACTTTGTTGTAGGAAAAGTAAGTCGGTCTGAGAACAATTCAATTACGATTCTTACATATTCTAAGCTTCGTACGCAGGCAACAATTACTTCTGATATTAAATATGATTTGATAATATGTGATGATGCACAATATACAAAAAATAATATTATTGAACATTTATTGCAATCTCTATCGACCAAGTTTGTGGGCATCATATCTCCTAATTTATCTAGCAAGGAAAATCAAGGGTGGTTCAAAAATACTCCCCCGGCTTTTACATATTCAACTATAGATAGTAGAATAGATGGCTATCGGAATATTATACTACGGCCGCAAGAATATGGATTGGCAGTAGAAGATTTTTTGGGTCGACTTTTGCAACAGTATGGCTATAATGTCATAAAAGAAGCAAGAATAAGAGCAAATACAAAAGTTATCTATCCGGATTTACTAGTACAATCTAATGAACAAAAAATCGTTTTTGAGATCAAAGCATATAGAAATAGATTTGTTTCCAAAGGGACAATCGATACTGCGGTAAATCAAATTCTGAATTATAAAAATATACTTGAAACTAATGAAAATATTGAAACTTCTCGAGAAAGTATTTTCTGTCTTGTCCTTTTATGCGAAATTGATCATCGGCAGAAAGAACAATTTTTTAAGCAATATGGAATTACCATTTGGGACATTGCTAATCTATTGTTTGTTTGCAAGGAAAATAATGATTTTACAAAAGTTCTTAATGATCTTTTATATTTTCCAATTACAGATGTTGTTCCAGAAAAGCCATATGGATGGATACCAAAACAGTTAAAATTAGTTTCTGAATCTACAGAGCCATCACAGAATATAGCCGAATCACTTGAGGAACGATTACGTGCGTGCAAGCCAGGAAAAGAAAAGAAGGCATCTGAAGAATACGAATGTATATGTACAGATATTATTCGATTCCTTTTTGAAAATGAATTCACTCAAAGTTCAGATCAGCATAAGACTGGCGACGATTTGTTCAGAATGGATTTATTATGTGGGATAAAAGGTACATCAGCATTTTGGGAATTGCTAATTAGGCATTATAATACCCGCTTTGTAGTATTTGAATATAAAAATTATTCTACTTTACTTCCTCAAAATCTAATCTATGTAACGGAGAAATATTTATTTAATGCAGCGCTTAGAAATGTGGCAATAATAATATCTCGCAAAGGATTTTCAAAAAATGCTCAAATTGCGGCGTTGGGATGCTTAAAAGAAAGTAGCAAACTAATAATTGACCTGACGGATGAAGATCTAATACAAATGCTCCATAAAAAGATTGATGGAGAAGAAGCATCTGACTTTCTGCTTTGGAAATTGGAATGTTTATTAATGTCGGTTGGGAAATAACCAAATGCCATTGATCGGAAAGTAAAAGCGTTGGGTTAAGATATGGTTTATAGCTTTGTAAGTCTTGTGCTCATAGTACTTTTATGATATTATTTTGATACTAAAAAGTTTGGAAGCCATATATAAACACAGGTAATAGAGCAAAAAGCTCCATAAAACACTTAATACTAAACGATATTGTTTTGGAAAAGAAGAAAATTCTGAGCTTTGATGTGCTTTATTTTATCTTTTTTTAATGGCACTAAGCGGCAACATTTTGGCAACCGGAAATCAGGAAGCCCTTCCTATATGAATATCTGATGGAATCAGAATACGAGAAGCCATACATATTAAACAAAATTGTTTAAGTTTCGTTCAAAGTGAGCGAGTGGGAATAAATAAGTAAATACCATAGATTCATATAAAAACAGCGGCATTCCTCTAATCAGAAATGCCGCTGTTTTATGTTTTGTAATTTTTAGTCTTCGAGTTTCTCTGGAGAAATTTTAACATAGCTTCTTTTATCAAAAAATTGTTTCGTCTCTTTTACAACAACACCGCTTAAAGCAAAGATGGCGATCATATTTGGAATTGCCATTAGACCGTTAAAAATATCTGCAATGGTCCATACTGCCTGGACAGTCATATAGGGTCCAATGAAAACTGCTAGAATATAAAGCCAGCGATAAACAAGGACTGTTTTCATCTTTCCACCGGTCAAATATTCGAGGCAGCGTTCAGAATAATAATCCCATCCAAGAATTGTAGTAAATGCAAAGAAAATAAGACACAGCATCAATAGGAAAGAAGAGATAATAGTCGGGAATGGAAGCCCTT contains the following coding sequences:
- a CDS encoding Putative transcriptional regulator (Evidence 3 : Putative function from multiple computational evidences) — encoded protein: MEHSGDMMSQNIKADKTIGENIRKWRSAKGMTQEQLSAQLQVRGCDISRGTLAKIEAGIRHISVEELNAIKAVLDIAYDDFFSQG
- a CDS encoding Type I restriction-modification system methyltransferase subunit, with amino-acid sequence MITGEVKNKVDKLWEMFWTGGLTNPLDVIEQITYLMFIRDLDQTDNSRQKESVMLGLPYTSIFKGKEHLKWSSLRDKPAETMYQTMQGEVFPFIKNLHEDQNSTYAKYMDDAIFKVPTPQLLEKIVTSLDELYDLIDKLPDKRDARGDLYEYMLSKLSTAGTNGQFRTPRHIIRMMVELLDLKPDDFICDPACGTSGFLVAAGEYLKEHYLNEIFYNKDVKAHYDNEMFTGYDMDRTMLRIGAMNMMTHGVQNPSIVYKDSLSDQNTDAGKYTKILTNPPFKGSLDYDIVATDLTKVVKTKKTELLFLALILRMLKNGGRCASIVPDGVLFGSSTAHKAIRREIVESNRLEAVISMPSGVFKPYAGVSTAVLVFTKTGAGGTDKVWFYDMQSDGYSLDDKRTPLEQSDIPDIVARFHKLSGEEGRARTDQSFLVPKDEIVGNDYDLSINKYKQSAYKEEEYPHPLEILTEINELEMDITAGLAELGEILHG
- a CDS encoding conserved protein of unknown function (Evidence 4 : Unknown function but conserved in other organisms), which gives rise to MGKWEKVRLGDVCIIERGGSPRPIDNYLTDNEDGVNWIKIGDTEPNSMYITKTKEKIIAEGVKKSRRVYSGDFLLSNSMSFGRPYILKIDGCIHDGWLLIRDEKNIFDKRFLYYYLSSDAIYFKFKGLAVGGVVNNLNSSMVRNVKVPLPPLDVQQNIADVLDKASALIELRKTQKDKLDLIIKSQFIEMFGDPVTNAKGWETVSLNSICDGIGDGLHGTPNYQVDGEFPFINGNNLIDGKIVITPATKSINISEYEKYYIEISNNAILVSINGTLGKLAFYHGEKIVLGKSACYCNLKPNMNKCFIYGLMKSNGFQRFLESSSTKSTIKNVGLKAMREFQVIKPPIFLQNEFAAFVGQVDKNKKLLQQSLSKLELNYKSLMQKCFRGEIF
- a CDS encoding Type I restriction-modification system R subunit gives rise to the protein MHTNFDFLLNDPQFEPFAEAAVSAEKVLPISPALCATACRTALEFAVKWVYSVDKSLTKPYEDKLVTLMSTEDFKDLLPVGMIPKLNYLRKVGNNATHNAKGVSRDQAVLALQNLHSFMDFVAYCYGANYTEVAFDKTLLEAKPQPVPVPVTPPAAEEVDFQTLLDENFPKREKLTAKRVNQLKQGYTVKPMDMTEADTRKAYIDVMLQDAGWQRGAHWIDEYPIEEMPNKSGKGAADYVLFGDNGLPLAVIEAKRTSVNVEKGRQQAVLYADYLEKKYRQRPVIFMTNGYDTRIWNDKYYPERPISGIYSKRDLEKEFNKIQSRTALKAVRVNDEIANRYYQKEAIQAVCDAFDARNRRKALLVMATGSGKTRTVIALADVLIRHGWVKNLLFLADRSALVTQAKRAFHNLMPNLSLCNLTEGKEEASARAVFSTYQTMMNCIDATRDEQGDRLFTPGHFDLIVVDEAHRSIYNKYKDIFTYFDALLVGLTATPKDEIDKNTYGIFDLESGVPTYGYELSHAVQDGYLVNFVSIETELKFMTKGITFEELSPEEQEEYENTFADEDGNLPASIDSSALNEWIFNSDTIKKALHVLMQNGQRVEFGEKIGKTIIFAKNHNHAEKILEVWNQEFPDYPSHYARVIDNYTNYAQSIIDDFSDKTKLPQIAISVDMLDTGIDVPEILNLVFFKKVMSRAKFWQMIGRGTRTCTELIDGTDKQQFYIFDLCRNFEFFRMHAKGREAGTVSTLQERTFNTKTEMAYKMQELAFQTDMLKTYRKELVQDLVAQVKALPRESFAVKQHLRIIDKYQTENDFDTLTYENTLQIAEHIAPLVLPTGDDISAARFDMLIYQIELAMMTEKTCTRAKNDVVRKASALAKYGTIPAVAKQQELIGQIIHNDFLERAGISDYEEIRKNLRDLIKFIPDDERVRYDTNFTDDILSMEWNKSQLDNDDLANYKKKVNYYILQHQNVPAIAKLKGNQPLTSEDVQSLESILWEELGTKEQYDAQYGKTPLGELVRSIVGLSQQAANEAFSRFLNNAGLDSQQMYFVRKVVNYIVKNGMMKDLSVLQESPFTDMGSVSELFDDVTVFMDLRSVIENINHNAMVA
- a CDS encoding ResIII domain-containing protein, producing the protein MNESKEFESADETLPVNLRPHQEQAINTAYRLLVDGQTKVLLQLATGSGKTAVLVELANRLLKSNIIHSALILTSTRMMAEQIASDFFKSTTHFVVGKVSRSENNSITILTYSKLRTQATITSDIKYDLIICDDAQYTKNNIIEHLLQSLSTKFVGIISPNLSSKENQGWFKNTPPAFTYSTIDSRIDGYRNIILRPQEYGLAVEDFLGRLLQQYGYNVIKEARIRANTKVIYPDLLVQSNEQKIVFEIKAYRNRFVSKGTIDTAVNQILNYKNILETNENIETSRESIFCLVLLCEIDHRQKEQFFKQYGITIWDIANLLFVCKENNDFTKVLNDLLYFPITDVVPEKPYGWIPKQLKLVSESTEPSQNIAESLEERLRACKPGKEKKASEEYECICTDIIRFLFENEFTQSSDQHKTGDDLFRMDLLCGIKGTSAFWELLIRHYNTRFVVFEYKNYSTLLPQNLIYVTEKYLFNAALRNVAIIISRKGFSKNAQIAALGCLKESSKLIIDLTDEDLIQMLHKKIDGEEASDFLLWKLECLLMSVGK